One segment of Thermotoga sp. DNA contains the following:
- a CDS encoding DUF4914 family protein has protein sequence MKTAVLGRFAFSDEVRNIIESAPEIIIPESRKEILDLATGGKDVFEVGYDVPGKGFVVEATVTRCKNGLVVNYPEPYMRRRDPDALVVGDDKETDKPRFRERFGKDFEPVRQETFDWLKKQELILMAFMAGGYDYGYPALLIAPKNAGFFVGGLADLQFFVPASEIPENFKPRLYMFVAPPFRHTYFDGKQVVVHYRHNSHYEIFSYNLYPGPSAKKGVYGFLLYIGEKEKWVTAHASAVKVITPYENELVIMHEGASGGGKSEILEEIHREPDGRIKLAENLITREKFYIELKETCELQPVADDMFMCHPKLQTGRKLVAKDAEAGWFIRVDHITEYGSAPDLERLTIHPPEPLIFLNIHGVPNSTALIWEHIEDEPGKPCPNPRVIIPKQFMKNAISNPVEVDVRSFGVRTPPCTKEKPTYGIIGLMQVLPPAIAWLWRLAAPRGFANPSIVGTKGMTSEGVGSFWPFSSGKMVRLANILLEQIIDTPGTRYILVPNQHIGVYKVGFMPEWIAREYLSRRGGVRFKPNQLVPSKCALLGFSLKEMKIEGITIPKELLQPHLQPELGEEAYEKGAQELKDFFKRELKKFLTEDLNPVGREIIQCCLDDGSLEDYLKIIPMNF, from the coding sequence GTGAAAACAGCTGTTCTAGGCAGATTTGCATTTTCTGACGAAGTGAGGAATATCATAGAAAGTGCTCCAGAGATAATAATACCAGAAAGCAGGAAAGAAATTCTCGATCTTGCAACGGGTGGTAAAGACGTCTTTGAAGTGGGATACGACGTTCCGGGAAAGGGATTTGTAGTGGAAGCAACCGTCACGCGCTGTAAAAATGGACTGGTGGTGAATTATCCCGAGCCGTACATGAGGAGGAGAGACCCAGACGCCCTCGTGGTGGGTGATGACAAAGAAACGGACAAACCCAGGTTCAGAGAGCGATTCGGGAAAGACTTCGAGCCCGTTCGCCAAGAGACTTTCGATTGGTTGAAAAAGCAAGAATTGATCCTGATGGCCTTCATGGCAGGAGGGTACGATTACGGCTATCCAGCTTTGCTGATCGCCCCGAAGAATGCAGGTTTCTTTGTGGGAGGACTGGCAGACCTTCAGTTCTTCGTCCCAGCAAGTGAAATCCCAGAGAACTTCAAACCAAGACTTTACATGTTCGTAGCACCACCTTTCAGACACACCTACTTCGACGGAAAACAGGTGGTGGTTCACTATAGACACAACTCCCACTATGAGATTTTCTCTTACAATCTCTATCCTGGACCCAGTGCAAAAAAAGGAGTCTACGGATTTTTACTTTACATAGGTGAAAAAGAAAAATGGGTCACCGCGCATGCCTCCGCCGTGAAGGTGATCACTCCGTATGAAAACGAGCTTGTCATCATGCACGAGGGAGCAAGTGGTGGAGGAAAAAGCGAGATACTCGAGGAAATACACAGAGAACCGGATGGTAGGATAAAACTTGCGGAAAATTTGATAACGAGAGAAAAATTCTACATAGAACTCAAGGAAACCTGTGAGCTGCAACCAGTGGCCGATGACATGTTCATGTGTCATCCGAAACTTCAAACGGGAAGAAAACTTGTTGCCAAGGATGCTGAAGCTGGATGGTTCATCAGAGTAGACCACATAACGGAATACGGAAGCGCTCCGGATCTGGAAAGGTTGACAATTCATCCTCCAGAGCCCCTCATATTTCTTAACATCCACGGTGTTCCAAATTCAACCGCTCTGATCTGGGAACACATAGAAGACGAACCCGGAAAACCCTGTCCGAACCCACGTGTCATCATACCAAAACAGTTCATGAAAAACGCCATCTCCAATCCAGTGGAGGTGGATGTAAGGAGCTTCGGGGTGAGAACGCCACCGTGTACAAAAGAGAAACCGACCTACGGAATCATCGGTCTCATGCAGGTGTTACCTCCTGCTATAGCGTGGCTTTGGAGATTGGCGGCACCAAGAGGATTTGCAAATCCGAGTATAGTAGGTACCAAAGGAATGACGAGTGAAGGTGTGGGATCTTTCTGGCCATTTTCCTCGGGCAAGATGGTAAGGCTCGCCAACATCCTTCTCGAACAGATCATAGACACGCCGGGGACCAGATACATCCTCGTTCCAAACCAACACATAGGTGTCTATAAAGTAGGATTCATGCCGGAGTGGATCGCAAGAGAGTATCTCTCGAGAAGGGGAGGCGTGAGATTCAAACCGAACCAACTCGTGCCATCAAAATGTGCCCTACTTGGATTTTCCCTCAAAGAAATGAAGATCGAAGGAATAACAATTCCTAAAGAGCTTCTGCAACCCCATCTGCAACCAGAACTGGGAGAAGAGGCATATGAAAAAGGAGCTCAAGAGCTCAAAGATTTCTTCAAGAGAGAACTCAAAAAATTTCTCACAGAAGACTTGAACCCGGTTGGAAGGGAGATAATCCAATGCTGCCTCGACGACGGCTCTCTCGAAGACTATCTGAAGATAATACCCATGAACTTCTAA
- a CDS encoding lactate utilization protein, which translates to MSLREELWLWKKEKVAEILANNLMKKRHEAWVVRGKEEVIEKVKEIVPEGSTVAVGGSLTLADTGVLDLLRSGKYNFLDRYSAKTREEVEEIYRKSFWADYYLTSVNALTEDGKLVFLDGNGNRVAAVVYGPKNVIVVASVNKVVRDVEEARERLRFISPMNSRRLNLETPCAKTGFCADCSSPQRICDYFLVVESGVRQPGRFKVILTLEDFGL; encoded by the coding sequence TTGAGCCTAAGAGAAGAATTGTGGCTGTGGAAGAAAGAGAAAGTGGCAGAGATTTTGGCTAACAATTTAATGAAGAAAAGACATGAAGCCTGGGTGGTGAGAGGCAAGGAAGAAGTCATAGAGAAGGTGAAAGAGATCGTGCCAGAGGGTTCAACGGTAGCGGTGGGTGGTTCCCTTACACTAGCGGATACGGGTGTTCTTGATCTTCTGCGCAGTGGAAAGTACAACTTCCTCGACAGATACTCCGCTAAAACCAGAGAAGAAGTGGAGGAGATATACAGAAAGAGTTTCTGGGCTGATTATTATCTGACCAGTGTGAATGCTCTAACGGAGGACGGAAAGCTCGTGTTTCTCGATGGGAACGGAAACAGAGTGGCAGCCGTTGTTTACGGTCCCAAAAACGTGATTGTGGTGGCAAGCGTGAACAAAGTGGTGAGAGACGTCGAAGAAGCCAGAGAAAGATTGAGGTTCATTTCACCTATGAACTCGAGAAGGTTGAACCTTGAAACTCCCTGTGCAAAGACCGGCTTTTGTGCTGATTGCTCCTCCCCTCAGAGGATCTGCGATTACTTTCTGGTGGTGGAATCTGGTGTGAGACAACCTGGTAGGTTCAAAGTGATCCTAACGCTTGAAGACTTCGGACTTTAA
- a CDS encoding DUF177 domain-containing protein has protein sequence MDWKVSLSKIERKKRFFLEGKLKQNGIELDIGFCRFLEPVQVRMVVAKTKEGFTVGGYVLTAIEHPCARCLEPTRVEIKGVIEALYLPESMRRNVKEEKLESLKNIIYYHETEFDLTERIIEAIVVSVPEKVLCKPDCRGLCPYCGVNLNEEPDHKCDKIPVVDSRFEILAKLKNNLENKEV, from the coding sequence ATGGACTGGAAAGTATCGCTTTCGAAGATCGAAAGAAAGAAACGGTTCTTTCTGGAAGGGAAGCTGAAACAAAACGGCATAGAACTCGATATTGGTTTTTGCAGATTCCTGGAACCTGTTCAAGTGAGAATGGTCGTTGCAAAAACAAAAGAGGGCTTTACAGTTGGAGGTTACGTTCTGACGGCGATTGAACATCCATGCGCAAGGTGTCTGGAACCAACTCGAGTGGAAATAAAGGGTGTGATAGAGGCACTCTATTTGCCAGAAAGCATGCGGAGAAATGTAAAGGAGGAGAAACTTGAATCTTTGAAGAATATCATATATTATCATGAGACGGAATTTGATCTCACTGAAAGGATCATCGAAGCGATAGTAGTGAGTGTGCCAGAAAAGGTTCTGTGTAAGCCCGATTGCAGAGGACTGTGCCCGTATTGTGGAGTCAACTTAAACGAGGAACCCGATCACAAATGTGATAAAATTCCTGTGGTCGACAGTCGATTCGAGATCCTTGCTAAATTGAAGAACAACCTTGAGAACAAGGAGGTATAG
- the glmS gene encoding glutamine--fructose-6-phosphate transaminase (isomerizing), giving the protein MCGIVGMVGENLKLEDLVSSLQKLEYRGYDSAGIAYLGDRFDVYKRKGKIDVLRNGLRQRLNESFLVGIAHTRWATHGEPNDVNAHPHMDCKKEIAVVHNGIIENYREIKEFLEEKGHTFSSETDTEVIAHLVEEEFEGDLLDAILKSVRKLKGAYAIAVVHRNIPDAIVAARKGSPLVVGTGRGVGILASDVTPLLRFTKDVVFLEDGDVMILRKDGFEIYNMDGVKQNRRVYHVDWDEKSAEKGGYKHFMYKEIMEDPQALVNALVGRVKNGRPFFEELEHYEELFKGIDRIRVVSCGTSYYAGLVFKYFVENNTDIDVDVEVSSEFRYKRLHVKEGDVLLAISQSGETADTLESVRLAKKHGARIVSVVNVVGSTLDRESDVTLFMNAGPEIGVAATKTYVAELAVLYLLGLKIMEINGYWNREAKEILDRLVRMPELLENVLRKDPQIRELSERYKDFKHFMYIGRGYSYPTALEGALKLKEITYIHATAYQAGELKHGPIALLDPDFPVFAVMPDDSLFFKTKSNVIESKSRNAKVIVLGTEGNRSLEEITGDIVYVPPTHESLYPLMMAPVIQLFAYHIADMKGLDPDKPRNLAKSVTVE; this is encoded by the coding sequence ATGTGCGGAATAGTGGGAATGGTCGGTGAGAATCTGAAACTCGAGGATCTTGTTTCTTCTCTTCAGAAACTCGAATACAGGGGATACGATTCTGCAGGGATTGCTTACTTGGGAGACCGTTTCGATGTGTACAAGAGAAAAGGGAAAATAGATGTTTTGAGGAACGGTCTCAGGCAGAGGTTGAACGAAAGCTTTCTGGTCGGGATTGCCCATACCAGGTGGGCAACGCATGGAGAACCGAACGATGTGAACGCCCATCCTCACATGGACTGCAAGAAAGAGATCGCCGTTGTTCACAACGGAATAATTGAAAATTACAGGGAAATAAAAGAATTTCTGGAAGAGAAAGGTCACACTTTTTCCTCCGAGACCGATACGGAGGTGATTGCTCATCTTGTGGAAGAAGAGTTCGAAGGAGATCTACTGGATGCCATTTTGAAGTCTGTCAGAAAATTGAAAGGAGCTTACGCCATAGCAGTTGTTCACAGGAATATTCCGGATGCAATCGTTGCCGCGCGAAAAGGCAGCCCCCTCGTTGTTGGAACGGGCAGGGGAGTTGGTATTCTCGCTTCGGATGTGACGCCCCTTTTGAGATTTACGAAGGATGTGGTCTTTCTGGAAGATGGCGATGTGATGATCTTGAGGAAAGATGGTTTTGAGATCTACAACATGGATGGAGTAAAACAGAACAGGCGAGTCTACCATGTTGATTGGGATGAAAAATCTGCAGAAAAGGGTGGTTACAAGCACTTCATGTACAAAGAGATCATGGAAGATCCACAAGCTCTCGTGAACGCCCTCGTCGGAAGGGTGAAAAACGGTCGCCCCTTCTTCGAAGAACTCGAACACTATGAGGAACTCTTTAAAGGTATAGATAGAATTCGGGTTGTATCGTGTGGAACCAGTTATTACGCTGGATTGGTTTTCAAATACTTTGTAGAGAATAACACCGATATAGACGTCGATGTGGAGGTTTCCTCTGAGTTCAGGTACAAAAGGCTTCATGTAAAAGAAGGGGACGTTTTGTTGGCGATCTCTCAGTCCGGTGAAACAGCAGACACCCTTGAATCTGTCCGCCTTGCAAAGAAACATGGAGCAAGGATCGTTTCAGTCGTAAACGTGGTGGGTTCAACTCTTGACAGAGAGTCCGACGTGACACTCTTCATGAATGCAGGACCGGAGATCGGTGTTGCTGCCACAAAGACCTACGTGGCTGAACTCGCGGTGCTGTACCTTCTTGGGTTGAAAATAATGGAGATTAACGGATACTGGAATAGGGAAGCAAAGGAGATTTTGGACAGGCTTGTTCGAATGCCGGAACTCCTCGAGAACGTCCTTAGGAAAGATCCACAGATAAGAGAGCTTTCCGAGAGATACAAGGATTTCAAGCATTTCATGTACATCGGAAGGGGCTACAGTTATCCAACGGCACTGGAGGGAGCGCTGAAACTTAAAGAGATCACGTACATTCACGCCACTGCTTACCAGGCTGGCGAGCTTAAGCATGGTCCCATAGCGCTTCTTGATCCAGATTTTCCCGTTTTTGCTGTGATGCCAGATGACTCTCTGTTCTTCAAAACCAAGAGCAATGTTATAGAATCAAAATCGAGGAACGCAAAAGTGATAGTGCTGGGAACAGAAGGGAACAGGAGTCTTGAAGAGATCACGGGTGATATTGTATACGTTCCTCCGACACACGAGAGCCTCTATCCGCTGATGATGGCGCCTGTGATCCAGCTGTTCGCCTACCATATAGCCGATATGAAAGGACTCGATCCG
- the plsX gene encoding phosphate acyltransferase PlsX, which yields MRIAIDVMGGDRAPDEILKGALLASKEIEGEIILVGPREIVEKTGLPFVAAAEIVKMDDSPLEVLRKKDSSMYVGLKMVSEGKVDAFVSAGATGPLFLGATSIVGKIEGVERPALGVAVPSLKGFTVLIDAGASAKVRPEHLLDFSLMGIAYAKVLGVKSPRVGLLNIGAEETKGHEGLRKAFSLLKEHLGETFYGNVEGHDINLGTVNVVVTDGFSGNVALKTMEGTARLITTVMKEAIKEGGIFSLIGAFLMKRSFDRMKERLDPRSYGGTFILGIKGIVVKAHGSSDAKAMKHAIKVAERGIRMNIVREIERGIPHVRNSGNGR from the coding sequence GTGAGGATAGCAATCGATGTAATGGGTGGTGACAGAGCGCCCGATGAAATCTTAAAGGGCGCTCTTTTGGCTTCAAAAGAAATAGAGGGTGAAATTATCCTTGTCGGACCCAGGGAAATAGTTGAAAAAACGGGGCTTCCATTCGTTGCAGCAGCGGAGATTGTGAAGATGGACGATTCACCGCTTGAAGTCCTGAGGAAGAAGGACTCTTCCATGTACGTTGGTTTGAAGATGGTTTCGGAGGGAAAAGTGGATGCCTTCGTAAGTGCTGGGGCGACGGGGCCTCTTTTTCTCGGTGCCACCTCCATTGTAGGAAAGATAGAAGGGGTGGAAAGGCCTGCCCTCGGAGTAGCGGTTCCTTCTCTCAAGGGTTTTACAGTTTTGATCGATGCGGGAGCAAGCGCCAAAGTTCGGCCAGAACATCTTCTCGATTTTTCGCTCATGGGAATCGCCTACGCGAAAGTTTTGGGGGTGAAATCACCCAGAGTGGGTCTTCTAAACATCGGTGCGGAAGAAACCAAAGGACACGAAGGCCTCAGGAAGGCTTTCAGCCTTCTGAAAGAACACCTTGGAGAGACCTTTTACGGGAACGTAGAGGGACACGACATAAACTTGGGTACAGTGAACGTGGTGGTAACAGATGGATTCTCTGGAAACGTTGCGTTGAAGACTATGGAAGGAACAGCAAGGTTGATCACAACGGTGATGAAAGAGGCCATAAAAGAAGGTGGAATTTTTTCTCTGATTGGAGCATTTCTCATGAAAAGAAGCTTTGACAGGATGAAAGAAAGACTCGATCCAAGATCTTACGGGGGCACTTTCATACTGGGCATAAAGGGTATCGTCGTGAAAGCCCATGGTTCCTCGGATGCGAAGGCCATGAAGCATGCCATCAAGGTGGCCGAAAGAGGGATCAGGATGAACATCGTTCGAGAGATTGAGAGGGGGATTCCCCATGTGCGGAATAGTGGGAATGGTCGGTGA
- the rpmF gene encoding 50S ribosomal protein L32, translating to MAVPKQKRSRSRTHHKRAKIYRAISVPLEKCPNCGEYKVPHRVCLHCGYYKGKQVLEIAE from the coding sequence ATGGCGGTTCCGAAACAGAAGAGATCCAGATCGAGAACACATCACAAGAGAGCGAAGATTTACAGGGCCATCAGTGTTCCTTTGGAAAAATGTCCGAACTGTGGAGAATACAAGGTGCCCCACAGAGTATGTCTACACTGCGGTTACTACAAAGGAAAGCAGGTTCTAGAGATAGCGGAGTGA